The following proteins are co-located in the Streptomyces sp. NBC_01198 genome:
- a CDS encoding golvesin C-terminal-like domain-containing protein, with protein sequence MQLHRKAGITLAASAAGLLLAALVPMSAGATTPDSTPQSAAKAPTAARPDPAGVPAGDRAEALGKDWAKSTDRAWTTTGDQTGFHVLVADARSGYTWRTAATLSEPGLTTDQWIGNACVTGSGKYAVAVYAPRTFTNTQELFDRGAFTAVVNLDTGKVSKLSLNASLAYFDPGCGADDTVVVTQAADDGDSAQTQLQTVDARTAKVVRTATVNGQATSAVPVGDDIVTASGPRILRIASSGASRLVTTTRTTAFRLHADASGGVDYLETSGSSGKQAEVKRLAGSKVTTLARGDLGAMGLAQGVHGHVYLTGSSTAVSALPGEISRLAVPADAGVSTRGELALTQATSQHLAAKVASPLAQVTTGAPDPVAIEAVATRTKKKLSFTVAGQAAGADGGKPSPILPYVVGGAAAAQDARPKSTRTAAAAADLSTDPVDQDRYCSVPRNDVGTQVYQPTPNQVEWAADMAIRGLLTSANISRPADWRHSGLPAWTPQGMFPPPGLTTGGRVPAQVLLGILAQESNLWQASSHAEPGEYGNPLVGNFYGVNIYPGTTGYDPNLIWKIDWTKADCGYGIGQATDGMRIAGHPKDGETVLPATQQRAVALDYATNIAYAERILEQKWNELHVSGASIKLNNDDPARPENWFAAAWNYNEGYNTPVAGGPWGLGWGNNPANPNYPADRSPFLYNNHYADAASPQKWPYEEKVMGWGGYPLDTGRSYDDNGVQNSGNTHGYSAAWWTTLDNQATSIEPPLSTFCNSNNACNSATPPVCHDVACYTQHWYTASVTWKNCTATDPGNGKYNQCGNEYLTYKTVRSEPGSANPHPGPCDASALPSGTVIVDDVPNSVASTRCATRGWNSGGTFSWSFPKDANNAYEAKEDLHQIGGGFGGHYWFSHGRQPNNWGNLLLTNGTWTPNSLPAHVYQIRAFMPYLGSKTKSATYQITSPDGTVYTRTVDQSKATNDWVTVGYYYLGSNAKVTLTNVTNDSTSGDTTVAYDALAFTPIAGTWEHHTFDAASIFASTQNLDTSAPSFLNTPMRSRQTLYDWAHSRTEGGSYGGTPMQGLTSFPTCVGGNTTQCIGPALRSAATAWADAVDRAGTSSIADWLGFSNPAPPQTIDPFHSFTDDHSYKIKTHIDAQWVTGPDGKIVTGTPNVTYTPRTGDTDIAPFVKNFIQATVSDYGSLGVTLPDLSFTATDPNVYGSTESVPNPLSTGITPGKAYIPKQNDAATDSSGRCVDTKIVSGGSIGYRMLNGQSTTDAHLNAWVNKLKDLSSAGKVPREVADTAGDIFSTFFRSGLTNGSLFNMAPPIWQNAAIAFCVGGTVNQIQTAPDTDDDPEYGLVYQSHMPDLYLYLDGHMVNESGAAASGPVQRGDFDNFSTGGYGGCQSVGRGNGGNPWDISLDSSTDTRPGGSGYCDMMPPPPVSRAQR encoded by the coding sequence GTGCAATTGCATCGAAAAGCTGGGATCACGCTGGCGGCCTCGGCTGCCGGCTTACTCCTGGCCGCACTGGTGCCCATGTCCGCGGGTGCCACCACCCCCGACTCCACGCCGCAGTCCGCGGCCAAGGCCCCGACGGCCGCGAGGCCGGACCCGGCCGGCGTACCGGCGGGTGACAGGGCCGAGGCCCTGGGCAAGGACTGGGCGAAGTCGACCGACCGTGCGTGGACCACGACCGGCGACCAGACCGGCTTCCACGTCCTGGTCGCCGACGCCCGTAGCGGTTACACCTGGCGGACGGCTGCCACCCTCTCGGAACCGGGCCTGACGACAGACCAGTGGATCGGCAACGCCTGCGTCACCGGTTCGGGGAAGTACGCGGTGGCGGTCTACGCACCCCGCACCTTCACCAACACCCAAGAGCTCTTCGACCGCGGGGCGTTCACCGCGGTGGTGAACCTGGACACCGGAAAGGTCAGCAAGCTCTCGCTCAACGCCAGCCTGGCCTACTTCGATCCGGGGTGCGGCGCGGACGACACCGTCGTCGTCACGCAGGCGGCGGATGACGGCGACAGCGCGCAGACACAGCTGCAGACCGTCGATGCCCGTACGGCGAAGGTCGTCCGCACGGCGACCGTCAATGGGCAGGCCACCTCGGCGGTGCCGGTGGGCGACGACATCGTCACCGCCTCGGGTCCGCGCATCCTGCGCATCGCGAGCTCCGGAGCGAGCCGACTGGTCACCACCACCAGGACCACCGCCTTCCGCCTCCATGCCGACGCCTCGGGCGGCGTCGACTACCTGGAGACGTCGGGGAGTTCGGGCAAGCAGGCGGAAGTGAAGCGGCTGGCCGGCAGCAAGGTCACCACGCTCGCCCGCGGCGATCTCGGCGCCATGGGCCTGGCCCAGGGCGTACACGGTCACGTGTACCTGACCGGAAGCTCCACGGCGGTCTCCGCACTGCCCGGCGAGATCAGCCGACTTGCCGTGCCGGCGGACGCCGGCGTCTCCACCCGGGGCGAACTGGCCCTGACACAGGCCACATCACAACACCTCGCCGCGAAGGTCGCGTCCCCGCTGGCTCAGGTCACCACCGGCGCGCCCGACCCGGTCGCCATCGAGGCGGTCGCCACCAGGACGAAGAAGAAGCTGTCCTTCACGGTGGCCGGGCAGGCTGCCGGAGCCGACGGCGGCAAGCCGTCGCCGATCCTCCCCTACGTGGTGGGCGGCGCGGCCGCCGCCCAGGACGCCCGACCGAAGTCCACGCGGACGGCGGCGGCCGCGGCGGACCTCTCGACGGACCCGGTCGACCAGGACCGGTACTGCTCGGTCCCGCGCAACGACGTCGGCACCCAGGTCTACCAACCCACCCCGAACCAGGTCGAGTGGGCCGCCGATATGGCGATCAGGGGCCTGCTGACCTCGGCGAACATCAGCCGGCCGGCGGACTGGCGGCACTCGGGGCTGCCCGCCTGGACCCCGCAGGGGATGTTCCCGCCGCCCGGACTGACGACCGGTGGCCGGGTCCCTGCACAGGTGCTCCTCGGGATCCTGGCGCAGGAGTCCAACCTGTGGCAGGCGTCCTCGCACGCCGAACCGGGCGAGTACGGCAACCCGCTCGTCGGCAACTTCTACGGCGTCAACATCTACCCCGGGACCACGGGCTACGACCCGAACCTCATCTGGAAGATCGACTGGACGAAGGCCGACTGCGGCTACGGCATCGGCCAGGCCACCGACGGCATGCGCATCGCCGGTCACCCCAAGGACGGCGAGACCGTACTGCCGGCCACCCAGCAGCGGGCGGTCGCTCTGGACTACGCCACCAACATCGCCTACGCCGAGCGGATCCTGGAGCAGAAGTGGAACGAACTCCACGTGTCCGGGGCGTCCATCAAGCTCAACAACGACGATCCGGCCCGTCCGGAGAACTGGTTCGCCGCCGCGTGGAACTACAACGAGGGCTACAACACGCCGGTCGCAGGCGGCCCGTGGGGTCTCGGCTGGGGAAACAACCCCGCCAACCCGAACTACCCGGCTGACCGCTCCCCCTTCCTCTACAACAACCACTACGCCGACGCGGCCTCGCCGCAGAAGTGGCCCTACGAGGAGAAGGTGATGGGCTGGGGCGGCTACCCGCTCGACACCGGACGCTCGTACGACGACAACGGCGTGCAGAACAGCGGCAACACGCACGGCTACTCGGCGGCCTGGTGGACGACTCTGGACAACCAGGCCACGTCGATCGAACCGCCGCTCTCCACCTTCTGCAACAGCAACAATGCCTGCAACTCGGCCACGCCGCCGGTCTGCCACGACGTCGCCTGCTACACCCAGCACTGGTACACCGCGTCGGTGACCTGGAAGAACTGCACGGCGACCGACCCAGGAAACGGAAAGTACAACCAGTGCGGCAACGAGTACCTGACCTACAAGACCGTCCGCAGCGAACCCGGCAGCGCCAACCCGCATCCCGGGCCCTGCGACGCCTCGGCGCTGCCCAGCGGAACCGTGATCGTGGATGACGTGCCGAACTCGGTGGCGTCCACCCGATGTGCGACGCGTGGCTGGAACAGCGGTGGCACCTTCTCGTGGTCCTTCCCCAAGGACGCGAACAACGCCTACGAGGCCAAGGAGGACCTTCACCAGATCGGCGGCGGCTTCGGCGGGCACTACTGGTTCTCGCACGGCCGGCAGCCGAACAACTGGGGCAACCTGCTGCTGACCAACGGCACGTGGACCCCGAACAGCCTGCCGGCACACGTGTACCAGATCCGGGCCTTCATGCCCTATCTGGGCAGCAAGACCAAGTCGGCCACCTACCAGATCACCTCGCCGGACGGCACGGTCTACACGCGGACAGTCGATCAGAGCAAGGCGACGAACGACTGGGTCACGGTCGGCTACTACTACCTCGGCTCCAATGCCAAGGTCACCCTCACCAACGTCACCAACGACAGCACGTCGGGCGACACGACGGTCGCCTACGACGCGCTCGCCTTCACCCCCATCGCCGGAACGTGGGAGCACCACACGTTCGACGCGGCCTCGATCTTCGCGTCGACCCAGAATCTGGACACCTCCGCACCGAGCTTCCTGAACACCCCGATGCGGAGTCGCCAGACGCTGTACGACTGGGCGCACTCGCGGACCGAAGGCGGCTCCTACGGGGGAACGCCGATGCAGGGTCTGACCAGCTTCCCCACCTGCGTGGGCGGTAACACCACCCAGTGCATCGGCCCGGCGCTCCGCAGCGCGGCCACCGCGTGGGCCGACGCCGTCGACAGAGCAGGGACCAGCAGCATCGCGGACTGGCTGGGATTCTCGAACCCCGCCCCGCCGCAGACGATCGACCCCTTCCACTCCTTCACCGACGACCATTCGTACAAGATCAAGACCCATATCGACGCCCAGTGGGTCACCGGGCCGGACGGAAAGATCGTCACCGGCACGCCGAACGTCACCTACACACCGCGCACCGGGGACACCGATATCGCGCCGTTCGTGAAGAACTTCATCCAGGCAACGGTCTCCGACTACGGAAGTCTCGGAGTCACGCTGCCGGATCTCTCCTTCACCGCGACGGACCCCAACGTCTACGGGTCCACGGAAAGCGTGCCGAATCCGCTGTCGACAGGGATCACCCCGGGCAAGGCCTACATTCCCAAGCAGAATGACGCGGCGACCGACAGCAGCGGGAGGTGCGTCGACACCAAGATCGTCAGCGGCGGCAGCATCGGCTACCGCATGCTCAACGGGCAGTCCACCACCGACGCCCACCTCAACGCCTGGGTCAACAAGCTCAAGGACCTGTCCTCGGCGGGGAAGGTGCCGCGGGAGGTGGCCGACACCGCCGGGGACATCTTCAGCACGTTCTTCCGCAGCGGCCTCACCAACGGATCGCTCTTCAACATGGCCCCGCCGATCTGGCAGAACGCGGCCATCGCGTTCTGTGTCGGTGGAACCGTCAACCAGATCCAGACCGCTCCGGACACGGACGACGACCCGGAGTACGGCCTGGTCTACCAGAGCCACATGCCCGACCTGTACCTGTATCTCGACGGGCACATGGTGAACGAGAGCGGAGCCGCCGCGTCGGGTCCCGTCCAGCGGGGGGACTTCGACAATTTCTCCACGGGCGGCTACGGCGGATGCCAGTCGGTGGGCCGCGGTAACGGCGGAAATCCCTGGGACATCAGCCTCGACAGTTCGACCGATACCCGACCTGGCGGGTCCGGCTACTGCGACATGATGCCCCCGCCGCCGGTCTCCAGAGCTCAGCGGTAG
- a CDS encoding APC family permease has translation MCAHPSASPSGRTSGGPPPPGGFVRRIGPFQATAINMSQMCGIGPFVTIPLMVGAFGGPQAVIGFVAGALLALADGLVWAELGASMPGSGGSYVYLRQAFQYRSGKLMPFLFVWTAMLFIPLIMSTGVVGFVQYLGYLAPHMGSTTGDLVGLAVIAVVVALLWRGIEHIAKITAVMWVVMIVSVLLVIVAAASNFSGHLAFTYPAHAFALTTGHFWTGFAGGLTIGIYDYLGYNTTAYMGAEIKNPGRVLPRSIIYSILGIMAIYVMLQIGTLGVVDWHRMLDPHDIASTSVASAVLEKTWGKGAADTVTVLILITAFASVFTGLLGGSRVPYDAARERVFFRPYGRLHASHRFPVWGLATMGVVTAGGFLIGRHTDLQTLIQLLTTVMVIVQALAQILAVGVLRRRQPGLRRPYRMWLYPAPAIIALVGWIVIYGYADKNSPGRHPIEWSLAWVALGAVAFALWSRYEKVWPFGPKEISEEYLSGADPDADPDPDADPDTDSDAGATPVGA, from the coding sequence ATGTGCGCTCACCCGTCAGCCAGCCCGTCCGGGCGAACGTCCGGCGGTCCGCCGCCACCCGGCGGTTTCGTCCGCCGTATCGGCCCGTTCCAGGCCACCGCGATCAACATGAGTCAGATGTGCGGCATCGGCCCCTTCGTCACCATCCCCTTGATGGTGGGGGCCTTCGGCGGGCCGCAGGCGGTGATCGGCTTCGTGGCCGGCGCCCTGCTGGCCCTCGCCGACGGCCTGGTGTGGGCGGAGCTGGGCGCGTCCATGCCGGGTTCGGGCGGCAGTTACGTCTACCTGCGGCAAGCGTTCCAGTACCGCAGCGGAAAGCTCATGCCGTTCCTCTTCGTGTGGACGGCCATGCTCTTCATCCCGCTGATCATGTCCACCGGTGTGGTCGGCTTCGTGCAGTACCTCGGCTACCTCGCCCCGCACATGGGCAGCACCACCGGCGACCTGGTGGGCCTCGCGGTGATCGCGGTGGTGGTCGCGCTGCTGTGGCGCGGCATCGAGCACATCGCCAAGATCACCGCGGTGATGTGGGTGGTGATGATCGTGTCGGTCCTGCTGGTGATCGTCGCCGCGGCGAGCAACTTCTCCGGCCACCTGGCCTTCACCTACCCCGCGCATGCCTTCGCGCTGACCACCGGTCACTTCTGGACCGGCTTCGCCGGCGGTCTGACCATCGGTATCTACGACTACCTCGGCTACAACACCACCGCCTACATGGGCGCGGAGATCAAGAACCCCGGCAGGGTGCTGCCGCGCTCCATCATCTACTCGATCCTCGGCATCATGGCGATCTACGTGATGCTCCAGATCGGCACCCTCGGCGTCGTCGACTGGCACCGGATGCTCGACCCGCACGACATCGCGTCCACCTCAGTCGCCTCCGCGGTGCTGGAGAAGACCTGGGGCAAGGGCGCCGCGGACACCGTGACGGTGCTCATCCTGATCACCGCGTTCGCCTCGGTCTTCACCGGCCTGCTGGGCGGGTCCCGCGTGCCGTACGACGCCGCGCGCGAGCGCGTCTTCTTCCGGCCGTACGGGCGGCTCCATGCCAGCCACCGCTTCCCGGTATGGGGGCTGGCCACCATGGGCGTGGTCACCGCGGGCGGCTTCCTGATCGGCCGGCACACCGACCTGCAGACCCTGATCCAGTTGCTCACCACGGTGATGGTGATCGTCCAGGCGCTCGCCCAGATCCTCGCCGTCGGCGTTTTGCGCCGCCGCCAGCCCGGGCTGCGCCGCCCGTACCGGATGTGGCTCTACCCGGCGCCGGCGATCATCGCGCTGGTCGGCTGGATCGTCATCTACGGCTACGCCGACAAGAACTCACCCGGCCGCCACCCCATCGAGTGGTCGCTGGCCTGGGTGGCCCTCGGGGCCGTGGCCTTCGCGCTGTGGTCCCGCTACGAGAAGGTCTGGCCCTTCGGGCCCAAGGAGATCTCGGAGGAGTACCTGTCGGGCGCCGACCCCGACGCCGACCCCGACCCCGACGCCGACCCCGACACGGACAGCGACGCCGGTGCCACGCCGGTCGGCGCCTGA
- a CDS encoding ROK family protein: protein MTSSDGAGGRPWDGHESGARPWNQQRLRSSNERLLLEQLRAAPASRAQLARTTGLSKPTVSSALAALEAAGLVREAGHHVPERGRSAVLYSPDPSAGYAVGIDIGRAWLRVALADLDGSVVARGDVRNRARTSAAMADLVVATAHRVVAESAVPAAKVVHAVVGTPGVYDAAARRVRYALHLPGWGRAGLFDRMRDELGMPLAVHNDANLAALGEHSFGVGAGSRLFVYVMIGTGLGMGIVADGRPFTGANGAAGEIGFLPWPGREPGTLEDTVSADAVVRAARALGMTGTLTAKSVFDAARSGSPAAVAAVRQEGERLAHTVAAVAAVLDPDLVVLGGGVGHSADLLLDTVRDTLRRLTPLRPRVVASALGEDAVLLGAVATARATARDVVFAQRL, encoded by the coding sequence ATGACCAGCAGCGACGGCGCGGGCGGGCGGCCCTGGGACGGGCACGAGAGCGGCGCCCGGCCCTGGAACCAGCAGCGGCTGCGCAGTTCCAACGAGCGCCTGCTGCTTGAGCAGTTGCGCGCCGCCCCCGCCTCCCGCGCCCAGCTCGCCCGCACCACCGGGCTGTCCAAGCCCACCGTCTCCAGCGCGCTGGCCGCCCTGGAAGCGGCCGGGCTGGTCCGCGAGGCCGGCCACCACGTCCCCGAGCGCGGCAGGTCCGCCGTCCTCTACTCCCCCGACCCGTCGGCCGGTTACGCGGTCGGCATCGACATCGGCCGGGCCTGGCTGCGGGTGGCGCTGGCCGACCTCGACGGCTCGGTGGTCGCCCGCGGCGACGTCCGCAACCGGGCCCGCACGTCGGCGGCGATGGCCGATCTGGTGGTCGCCACCGCGCACCGGGTGGTCGCCGAGTCCGCGGTGCCCGCGGCGAAGGTCGTGCACGCGGTCGTCGGCACCCCCGGTGTCTACGACGCGGCCGCACGCCGGGTCCGCTACGCCCTGCACCTGCCGGGCTGGGGCCGCGCCGGGCTCTTCGACCGGATGCGCGACGAGTTGGGCATGCCGCTCGCCGTCCACAACGACGCGAACCTCGCCGCCCTCGGCGAGCACTCCTTCGGCGTCGGCGCCGGCAGCAGGCTCTTCGTCTACGTGATGATCGGCACCGGCCTCGGCATGGGCATCGTCGCCGACGGCCGGCCCTTCACCGGGGCGAACGGCGCCGCCGGGGAGATCGGCTTCCTGCCCTGGCCCGGCCGCGAACCGGGCACCCTGGAGGACACCGTCTCGGCCGACGCGGTGGTCCGCGCCGCCCGCGCGCTCGGCATGACCGGCACGCTCACCGCCAAGTCCGTCTTCGACGCGGCACGTTCCGGCTCCCCCGCCGCGGTCGCCGCGGTCCGCCAGGAGGGCGAGCGGCTCGCGCACACCGTGGCCGCGGTCGCCGCCGTCCTGGACCCCGATCTCGTCGTACTCGGCGGCGGCGTCGGCCACAGCGCCGACCTGCTGCTCGACACGGTCCGCGACACCCTGCGCCGGCTCACCCCGCTGCGGCCCCGGGTCGTGGCCAGCGCGCTGGGCGAGGACGCGGTCCTCCTCGGCGCCGTCGCCACCGCCCGGGCCACCGCTCGGGACGTGGTCTTCGCCCAGCGCCTGTGA
- a CDS encoding TetR/AcrR family transcriptional regulator, with protein sequence MTGKREEILDAAVALADERGLAGVSMRAVATAVGVTPMALYPHVGDKAGLLDAMLGRLLSTVRQGAPEMADAADWRTRMRAFATAARGLAAGHPWAASLLFSRPAVAPDAVALVDLFYRALLDAGVPRAHVPRLERLVSTYVLGWIASEAGGRFGPGTLDPRGRRGRHPQRDLPGHSAVAAWLDPPVDWDAEFEADLDDLVRLVESAAARG encoded by the coding sequence ATGACGGGAAAACGGGAAGAGATCCTGGACGCCGCGGTGGCCCTGGCCGACGAGCGCGGCCTGGCAGGGGTGTCGATGCGGGCGGTCGCCACGGCGGTGGGCGTCACCCCGATGGCCCTCTACCCGCACGTCGGGGACAAGGCGGGGCTGCTCGACGCGATGCTGGGCCGGCTGCTGTCCACCGTGAGGCAGGGGGCGCCGGAGATGGCGGACGCGGCGGACTGGCGGACGCGGATGCGGGCCTTCGCCACCGCCGCGCGCGGCCTGGCCGCAGGCCACCCGTGGGCGGCCTCGCTGCTCTTCTCCCGCCCCGCGGTGGCGCCCGACGCGGTCGCCCTGGTTGACCTGTTCTACCGCGCCCTGCTCGACGCGGGGGTGCCGCGGGCCCATGTCCCGCGGCTGGAGCGGCTGGTGAGCACGTATGTGCTCGGCTGGATCGCCTCGGAGGCGGGCGGCCGCTTCGGCCCTGGCACCCTCGACCCCCGGGGCCGCCGCGGCCGGCACCCGCAGCGGGACCTGCCCGGCCACAGCGCGGTCGCCGCCTGGCTGGACCCACCGGTCGACTGGGACGCCGAGTTCGAGGCCGACCTCGACGACCTGGTGCGCCTGGTGGAGTCCGCGGCCGCCCGCGGATGA
- a CDS encoding ABC transporter ATP-binding protein, whose translation MLAVHELRKSYGARAALDGFSLEVRPGEVVGLIGHNGAGKTTFVEIVTGLVRADAGSARVCGVDALDRPREARALLGVAPQELALYPEVTVREHLRLFAGLAGLRRSAAARAVARTAADLMLTDVLDRRCGVLSGGQRRRTQAATALVGDPPVLLLDEPTAGADPQTRTALLSAVRARAAAGAAVVYTTHYLPELVDLDATLAVARAGRVVARGSRAELTADLPGEIHMTLDPALPRPDLPAPLAARTRLDAGDRLRIVTRDPSADLAVLLACGCAPTAVDVRRPDLDALYATLATSGAATEEAGRAA comes from the coding sequence ATGCTGGCGGTTCACGAGTTGCGCAAGAGCTACGGCGCGCGGGCAGCGCTGGACGGTTTCAGCCTGGAGGTGCGGCCGGGCGAGGTCGTCGGGCTGATCGGGCACAACGGGGCGGGCAAGACGACGTTCGTCGAGATCGTCACCGGCCTGGTGCGGGCCGACGCGGGAAGCGCCAGGGTGTGCGGGGTCGACGCGCTGGACAGGCCGCGCGAGGCCCGCGCCCTGCTCGGCGTGGCACCGCAGGAGCTGGCCCTCTACCCGGAGGTGACCGTTCGTGAGCACCTGCGGCTGTTCGCCGGCCTGGCCGGCCTGCGCCGGTCGGCGGCGGCCCGCGCGGTCGCCAGGACCGCCGCGGACCTGATGCTCACCGACGTGCTCGACCGCCGGTGCGGCGTGCTGTCCGGCGGCCAGCGCAGGCGTACCCAGGCCGCCACCGCACTGGTCGGCGATCCGCCGGTGCTGCTGCTCGACGAACCCACCGCCGGCGCCGACCCGCAGACCCGCACCGCCCTGCTGTCCGCCGTCCGGGCTCGCGCCGCGGCCGGCGCCGCCGTCGTCTACACCACCCACTACCTGCCCGAACTGGTCGACCTCGACGCCACGTTGGCGGTGGCGCGGGCCGGCCGGGTGGTGGCCAGAGGGTCCCGCGCCGAGCTCACCGCGGACCTGCCCGGCGAGATCCACATGACCCTCGACCCGGCCCTGCCGCGCCCGGACCTGCCCGCGCCGCTGGCTGCCCGTACCCGGCTGGACGCCGGGGACCGCCTGCGCATCGTCACCCGAGACCCGTCGGCCGACCTCGCCGTGCTGCTGGCCTGCGGCTGCGCCCCCACGGCCGTGGACGTGCGCCGCCCGGACCTGGACGCCCTCTACGCCACCCTCGCCACGTCCGGCGCCGCCACCGAGGAGGCCGGCCGTGCCGCATGA
- a CDS encoding ABC transporter permease, with the protein MPHDLPPRREPGPGAPVGRGPRLLRTGILVRHNTRLLLRDPGPLIGRILMPVLVMLALRPLYVAAEGPAGAGQAAVGALVTFSLLALSIVGGSILSERAWHTWDRLRVAPVRPLELLVGKAVPIAGVLAVQQAVVLTVGVAVCGVSVDSPGLLGLACAAWGLALLGMGSAVGVTARSFGQLTATFDIGGFCLTTVGGAMVPLAVLPGWIRTVAPASPGYWAATTMQHASAGDTAGTLRGVAVLLAVALLGGALAVRRVRRGWGRGHVS; encoded by the coding sequence GTGCCGCATGACCTGCCGCCCCGCCGCGAGCCCGGCCCCGGCGCCCCTGTCGGCCGGGGGCCCCGGCTGCTGCGGACCGGGATACTGGTCCGCCACAACACCCGTCTGCTGCTGCGCGATCCCGGTCCGCTCATCGGGCGGATCCTGATGCCCGTCCTGGTGATGCTCGCCCTGCGCCCCCTCTACGTGGCCGCCGAGGGCCCGGCGGGCGCGGGGCAGGCGGCCGTCGGCGCGCTGGTGACCTTCTCGCTGCTGGCGCTGTCGATCGTGGGCGGCTCGATACTCTCGGAACGGGCCTGGCACACCTGGGACCGGCTGCGCGTGGCGCCGGTGCGTCCGCTCGAACTCCTCGTCGGCAAGGCGGTGCCGATCGCCGGTGTGCTCGCCGTGCAGCAGGCCGTCGTCCTCACTGTCGGCGTCGCCGTCTGCGGGGTGAGCGTCGACTCCCCCGGCCTGCTCGGTCTGGCCTGCGCCGCCTGGGGTCTGGCGCTGCTCGGCATGGGGAGTGCCGTCGGCGTCACCGCCCGCAGCTTCGGCCAGTTGACCGCGACCTTCGACATCGGCGGCTTCTGCCTGACCACCGTCGGCGGCGCCATGGTGCCGCTGGCCGTCCTGCCAGGGTGGATCAGGACCGTCGCCCCCGCGTCCCCCGGCTACTGGGCGGCCACCACGATGCAGCACGCCTCGGCGGGTGACACGGCCGGTACGCTCCGCGGCGTCGCGGTCCTCCTCGCGGTGGCCCTGCTGGGCGGGGCGCTGGCTGTCCGGCGGGTCCGCCGCGGCTGGGGCCGCGGGCACGTGTCCTGA
- a CDS encoding MBL fold metallo-hydrolase yields the protein MCIGGVPADHAEGVLHDFEPRMPVPLVPVDSVTVTSVMDNITDVLMPDQGPARRPRPGTGGSVPVATMVDGRGPDPLRAEHGYSALITVVKAGREHRFLFDTGTSPDGVVENLRRLKVDPTSIEAIVCSHGHFDHTTGLDGLIRVLGGRVNLPVLIHPHFWRRRRLTVPGSEPVEIPTTSRRALEEAGFTVIEEQQPSFLFDGSVLITGEVPRTTGYEPGFPPQQALLDGAWEADPLVLDDQAMIVDIKDKGLMVVTGCGHSGVVNICRYARRLTQDRPIHAVIGGFHLGGPLFEPLIPRVMADLSEMTPSMLMPAHCTGWRAQHAMSRRFPEAFVPNTVGTVVSL from the coding sequence ATGTGTATCGGTGGTGTTCCCGCTGACCACGCCGAAGGGGTGCTGCACGACTTCGAGCCGCGCATGCCCGTACCGCTGGTCCCGGTCGACTCGGTGACGGTCACGTCGGTGATGGACAACATCACCGACGTGCTCATGCCCGACCAGGGGCCCGCCCGGCGGCCGCGCCCCGGCACCGGGGGCAGCGTTCCGGTCGCGACCATGGTCGACGGACGGGGTCCCGACCCGCTGCGGGCGGAACACGGATACTCCGCCCTGATCACCGTGGTCAAGGCCGGTCGCGAGCACCGGTTCCTCTTCGACACCGGCACGAGCCCGGACGGTGTCGTGGAGAACCTCCGCCGACTCAAGGTCGATCCGACCTCCATCGAGGCGATCGTGTGCAGCCACGGCCACTTCGACCACACGACGGGCCTGGACGGTCTGATCCGGGTACTGGGCGGGCGGGTCAACCTGCCGGTGCTGATCCACCCCCACTTCTGGCGCCGCCGCCGGCTCACGGTGCCCGGCAGCGAGCCGGTGGAGATCCCGACGACGAGCCGGCGCGCCCTGGAAGAGGCCGGATTCACGGTGATCGAGGAGCAGCAGCCCAGCTTCCTCTTCGACGGCTCCGTCCTGATCACCGGCGAGGTGCCGCGGACCACCGGTTACGAACCGGGCTTCCCGCCGCAACAGGCCCTGCTGGACGGGGCGTGGGAAGCCGATCCGCTGGTCCTCGACGACCAGGCGATGATCGTCGACATCAAGGACAAGGGGCTGATGGTCGTCACCGGCTGTGGGCACTCCGGCGTGGTGAACATCTGCCGCTACGCGCGGCGCCTCACGCAGGACCGGCCGATCCACGCCGTCATCGGCGGGTTCCATCTCGGCGGGCCGCTGTTCGAGCCGCTGATCCCGCGCGTGATGGCGGACCTGTCGGAGATGACCCCGTCGATGCTCATGCCCGCGCACTGCACCGGCTGGCGGGCGCAGCACGCGATGTCGCGCCGCTTCCCCGAGGCGTTCGTCCCCAACACCGTCGGCACGGTCGTCTCCTTGTGA